A region of the Solanum stenotomum isolate F172 unplaced genomic scaffold, ASM1918654v1 scaffold37042, whole genome shotgun sequence genome:
gtaaataattcttttttacaGTTCGTTCCCTAATAGGCTtcatgtaaaatatttttaaatcatttttttattttgctttatcCATATATTACAGAAAACGGAACATGAGTTGGGGTGGTTATTAATTTAGAtataagagatttttttttattttaaaaaaaaaaattggcacgtgatgattaaaaaaattgaaacggTAAACATTTatctttagttttaaaattaaaaatcaaaacaaatgtacttttaaattagttttgtaaattattatttaattcttaattaataatttataattatttaaaaatcctattttttgtggtgctgacacgtgacactttttcttctcctactatatatagatagatgCTTATTTGACAAATTTTATCTTGTGTTGTgagttatttcaattttctacATTGAATAGATGAATTTCTGACGATtattatgtatgaaaaatattaaaaagttatactttttaaataatttttttgaatcccTATATTGATATTCGCACTCTTTCAAACTGTAACAAACATGAGCCTCCTTAAaattgttggtgtaatataccacaaataatataaattacagttgaaataaaatgaacaaaaatgaataaacttgctctctttaaggagatttaAGCTCATTGCGGCATAATCTACACTGATCCAGCAACatcactcttgacttgtcccctccatgATACAACAACCCAATAACGTCGTACAACTCAAACAACTTTGgattgagtccaaagctccacaacaagaacaccttccttcaaaatataattactctctttgtatagtgaatatagttgaagacttagaatattttctttgtctcaactctctctttcactatcaatatacacaatataatACTATTCATCTttttcactctatattttcttgtgcATCTCTTCATTCTTCTGCTTCTTCCTAATACAAAGGAAGACCAcactatttataggtgatgAATTCTTCCTTCCAATAAATAGGAAGATAGTGGGTAGTAAATTTGTCAAATGAATGACTCAAATGTTACATGAGTTACAAGACATAAAGATAGAATAATGAGTGAAATGAAGAGTTGGTGGTTACATAATTCTTCCACAATTGATGAGTAAGGAGGCACAAATATAATGTCCACCAATAGACAAAACATGATATATAATGTgacatataatataattttattaatattaagatGTCACACCAACATATATATTACAAAATGTCACTCCTTGACATAAACGCGCACTCAACTTGGTTGGTTAGACATTTCAGTTTCACTATATTGATTGTGTGTTCGACGGGCTAAAGGATAAATAGAGCATTCTTATGTTCTTATGAGTGAGATGTATTCTTATCTTAAAGATtcttgagaatcttttaaaaaatcaccTAGTAATTTTGACACCTTTTAGATAATATACCGAAATTTTGATCACGTTGATATGTATGttattttagttggagaagtCGATAATTATAGTGGTGGAGAAAGTTGTTTTTTCAGGCTTATAAGTACTAAACTACGAAGTTCATAAAGAGTTTGACAAGAACTAAATTTGCAAGAATAATTGAGGCAAGAGggcattttaaaaaatgaaccTTAGCTTTAAATTTTGGAGTGTGCGATGGTTGAATTTGAAGGATAGCGTTTATTTCATctactttatataaatttattcagTGTTAAATTATCTTCATTctaaatttagtattttggaGCTACTTGGACAACATTTATGAGAGAACGAGTTTGTGTGGTAAAATTAAAGACTACATTTTACTTATAGGCGACCTGCATTAATATTAAACCAACAACTTCCATATATTCTAATACCGAacaatttataaaccaaatcagTTTGTGTAGCTgaagaatataatatttaacCAACAGGCGGTTGAAAATCGAATTGAAATCGATAATCCGAATTgaaaaaagattattattttattagtcaTGGGCTATTAGTGTAGCAGTTTTGATAacggttttaattttttttgttatcagGTTATCTATTCTTAACGATTTGAGGTTTTTTCTTAATGGTTTAACTGATAACCcgataataaattaaataactatatttatagttttataccatttatatatatgaactcCTTGACTTAAGGTTAgttcctatttttatttttgtttgtctCAAACTCTTGATTATTCAACAATGTAAAAGTGGTTGTTTTTGAGAAGATGTAATTTGTGAACTCATGTGcatgatttatttgatttgtcatctccataatttttttttgtcaaagcTTAACGATTAAACTGAACCGATAACAATCAATAACCAACAAACCAATATATTAATGGTACTATTCCAGATTGACATCTCTACAAATCGATAACCAATAAGTTAACCTGATAAACTTCACAATCAAATTGAACTGATTAATACACAACCTACAACAATATATGCTTTaccaaaacaacaacaacagatTCTATATATTTCTATAAATAAGGTTTAAGTCAGATATAACATACATAAACcttacttttaatttattaagaagaaaaaattatttacaaaagtCTTCCAACTAGATAATGCATATCCAATAACATAAGGATAACTATATGTTCTTACCATCCTTATctaaaaaaatttttaaaaatatcctcCAATTATCTTTACACGACtccttaaaattttcaaacaatacaaaaaaattacaactcGTAAATGCGTTGACCTTGTTTTGACCCTGTTCTCCACCTCTGTCATACTCCCTCAGTTTCATTTTATCTCAGATTTTGATATTCaaataaatctattttttattgtaaatttttcatagattttttaaacattttgaattatcaattattgtgacttataatattttttacgtagtttacaaatatataaatttcatttcaaaaaaattgaagatttcatgcgcaAATTTCTGATCAAAGTTAAactgtttgaatctcaaaaaataaaaagtgtcacataaattagaactgaggggataattttttttatttctcactcGATGTCTGACACTGATATCTAAAGTCCATATTAGAGTCCTTCCAAATcacaaaattttcttcataTCTAAGACATAAATTAGAAATCTTTTATAACTAAGGGTGCACCGATAAAGAGTTAAAACAGTAACAACCGCCTTTTAAGACTACTTCTCTAAGAAGGATCTAGTAGACCATTCACTATAAATCATTTCTATGTACTTGTCAACAAATCCTCACCGTGTATCTCTACATTCAATGACGTGTAAGCATCTCATTCAATCAAAACCACGTGTCAGGTGATAATAGTAATATTCACTGAAGACGTCTAAGAACGTCGAACGTGTTAGATAAGTTACTGACCTGCTGACATGGAACCGACCAACACTCCCTCGTCATCCAAGCTACCTCCTTCAACCATTCCTGTACTGCCACGTGTCCTTTTCGAACGGCTAGTTTTCTTTCCCTCTTCATTAGATTCAAAAACACAAACCCCAAGAGATATTTTAATGGGAGAATTCGAGTGGCTTCTAGGCaaagtatttattatttattttgaaaaaaggaCATGTGTATATAAGGAAGTTGGTGTACAAGTTGAAAGAAAGTAGAAAGGCGGTTTCATTTGTTCAGAAGAATATACGTTATTTCAATCGGGCGGCGCAAATTAGGGCTTCATTTCAAGGTATATTGATTCGCAATTGCTAAATTTAATTACTATATTTCAAGAGTTTTGTTGGATTTGGGTAATTCTGATCGGTTTTGTTGTACAAAATAATAATCAGGTTTTgcgaatttgattttgattaagAGGAAGGAAAATGGCATTGGGGAAAAAATGTGGAAGTTACGGGTCGGGGCTAGTGAGAAGTAGTTCGTTTGGGAGGAAGAGAGTTATACTGGATGTTGATTTCAGTCCTACAATACATATGAAGAAAGTGTGCAGTCATAATTCGCTTTTTAATTATGACAAGTCTCCAATTGAAGATTTGCCTCAAGATATTTTGGTAAGTAATTCTATTTGAGTGTATTGTAATTGTTGATGTTAATGGTGGGAAGATGCTTTTTCAATGAGCTTATTTTGCTCTGTTCACTGTTATAATTTTACCTAATTAATTTGGCAGATTAGGATAGTGTGTGGAGTTGATCATGATGATTTGAAGAGGCTGTTTCGTGTATCAAGGGCAATTCGAGAGGCggtaagttagggttttttgAAAAACGAAGCACAAAACAGAAAAGGAATTgaatttaatacaataattatatttgtaGTTATAATGGTTCTTTTGGTGGAATGAACAGGCTGTGATTGCAAAAAGGTTGCATTTTGAGTATGCAACACCAAGAAAGACGGTTAGTTTCAAGAATGCAATCGAGGATTTGGGTGAATTTAATGATGTTGAAGCACCAAATGCTCCGAGGCAATTGAAAGTTCGAAAGTTGAAGTTAAGCAAGAAGAAAATGGATGATATTTCTGTTGCCTTGTTTGCATCAGAagacgatgatgatgataattGGCTGCAAAGAGAGTCATATATGCCGATGAATGCTGAGTTTTAGAGGTATTGTTGTTGTAGAAATCATAGGCTTTTTAGTCTCTAGGAGAAATATTTGTTAGTGTTATTTCTTCAATCCTTTCATTGAAGATGATTTTTGGGGATTCTGTTTGAAGGCCTTTTTTTTGGCGCTTCTAATGTCACAAGAATTAGGTTGTACATAGCAATATTATCATTTAGTAAATTAAATGAGAATTGTCTTTCCACATTCAATTAAAACTTGTAAGTTGCTTTATAATTTTGTGATGTTATGGGTATTTGGTAAATTATGGGGAAGAATGTGTTCAATTAATCAAGTGTATAGTGATGggtttttattattaatattagagACGGTGAGTATTTATCTGAAATCATAAAAACGTTAAATACTTTAGTAATGATTGGATTAGGAATACAAaacgatattttttttttataaagggGGTGTTAGCAACTCACAAAGATACTTTGCCATAAATTTGTTGTATTGACATAAATTTGAGTTACTCTTGCACTATTGTAACTTAATGCATCTACAAAAATAAGTTAGCACCCCAGAACACttaaataatttcatattttaaaggaagaaattaaagagaattTAACTAGAAGAAGacatttcataattttaaatgaaaatccAAGAAACTGGAATGTTTGaggaaataattttctttttaaatgtagCTATTGCAGATTTTAATGAGaggaaataattttctttttaaaaggtACCTTgactagaaaattaaataaggttATATCCAATTATGGAGAATCATTGTTTTGAAGATACAATGAAGATTGACTAGAAAGGTTTAACTGTCATTGTACTTTGATATTCTATTTTAGCAGCAATAttagttactttttttattattttatttcgatgatcacttttttcttttaatttttttttgattgcGATGatcacttttttttagtttgcaCGTGTTTCGATTATCACattatttgttgttattattgctCTTTTCTTTATATGTTGcattttattcttatttcacATTATTTCGTTGcacttatgcattttcttttcctagttgtttGAATGCTTTATTTTAAGTTGAGGGTCTATTAGAAATAACGCTTCTATCTCTACAAGGTATTGATAAGGTCTGCTGACACTCTATCCTTCCAAACTCTCCACTTATGAAATTACTATTAGTTTTAACTGTATTCTTAATTAAAGATTGCAGATTTGGCTCACTCTCACC
Encoded here:
- the LOC125852553 gene encoding F-box protein At1g61340-like — encoded protein: MALGKKCGSYGSGLVRSSSFGRKRVILDVDFSPTIHMKKVCSHNSLFNYDKSPIEDLPQDILIRIVCGVDHDDLKRLFRVSRAIREAAVIAKRLHFEYATPRKTVSFKNAIEDLGEFNDVEAPNAPRQLKVRKLKLSKKKMDDISVALFASEDDDDDNWLQRESYMPMNAEF